One window of Phoenix dactylifera cultivar Barhee BC4 chromosome 5, palm_55x_up_171113_PBpolish2nd_filt_p, whole genome shotgun sequence genomic DNA carries:
- the LOC103698737 gene encoding RING-H2 finger protein ATL8-like, which translates to MPPAARFLQTNSGYLPVAEPPDPLAVDSDVVVVLAALLCALVCVLGLALVARCAWLRRPSGDPSDLGGSGAPSRPPPDKGLKKKALRSLPKLSYDGAIAVPGGRLADCPICLAEFVEGDEIRILPPCGHGFHVACVDTWLGSHSSCPSCRRILVVAAGAPSWCRRCGASSDTAASSSAAAEEEGGGKAREDGDANRFLP; encoded by the coding sequence atgCCTCCGGCGGCTAGATTTCTTCAGACGAACTCCGGATACCTCCCGGTGGCGGAGCCGCCGGATCCCCTGGCAGTGGACTCTGACGTGGTGGTGGTCCTGGCGGCGCTTCTCTGTGCCCTGGTCTGCGTGCTAGGTCTAGCCCTGGTGGCGCGCTGCGCCTGGCTGCGGCGGCCATCCGGCGACCCATCCGACTTGGGCGGCAGCGGGGCACCATCGCGTCCACCTCCGGACAAGGGGCTGAAGAAGAAGGCACTCCGCTCCCTCCCGAAGCTCTCCTACGACGGCGCAATCGCCGTCCCCGGCGGGAGGCTCGCCGACTGCCCGATCTGTCTCGCCGAGTTCGTGGAGGGCGACGAGATCCGCATCCTCCCGCCGTGTGGCCACGGTTTCCACGTTGCGTGCGTCGACACGTGGCTGGGTTCCCACTCCTCCTGCCCCTCCTGCCGCCGGATTCTCGTCGTCGCCGCTGGCGCCCCTTCGTGGTGCCGCCGCTGCGGGGCGAGCTCAGACACCGCTGCCTCCTCGtccgcggcggcggaggaggagggcggcGGCAAGGCCAGGGAGGACGGTGACGCCAACAGGTTCCTTCCCTGA